The sequence CCTCATTGCGTTGGGTCAATCCGCTCCAGCGGGAGGGTTGAGGGGCTTTCGGTACGGTGGTGTGCTGGCCTGAAATTTGGTTGAACAAGTTGAGGGCCGATCTTCCCTATTTGCGAGCACCTCAAACTGGATCATTCCCACCTACCCGGGAAGGACGGGAGTGGTGGCAGAGAGGTTGAGTGGAGTAGGAAGTCACGGGAGTGTCAGCACCTCCGCCCGGGGATCCAATCCCCGGGCTACCCACATACCGCCGGCTCCGCCGGCTCCGGAAGGCAAGACTGGTGGCTCGGGGTTCTGGGAGCCGGATTCATCCGGCGGTGTCCTAGGTAGCCCCGGGATTGATCCCGGGGCGGGGCCTAGCCGGAATCCGTTCAGGCCTCGGCGCTGCTAGCCGTCGGCTTGACGATCTGCTGCTCACTGAGGCTGGTCTCGCCGAGGGCAGTGCGGCGGTCCCGCTCGAGGTCGAAGTTGGACTCGGCAGTCTGGCGCAGCACGGCGATGAGGTCGTCGAGATGCCCCCGCAGCTCGTCCCGCTCCGCCAGCTGCCGCAGCCGCCGGGTCCCTTCCAGCAGCTGGGCGACCACCTGGGGATCGTCGCTGCCGTAGCGGCGGATGGGGTCGAAGGCGCGGGCCAGGAGCGGTTCGAAGGAGAGCAGCCGGCGCAGCAGGCGGGGAGCGTTGTTCTCGTCGTGGAGGGTCGTCACCGGTTCCGGTCGGGCGATGACCTGGGCAAAGACCGCCACCAGCCGGTCGATGCTGGCGCAGGCGGTGTAGGGATCGTTGATCCCCGGCGACAACGCCCGCACCGCCATCTCCGCCAGCCGATCCACCGCCAGCGCCAGATCCTCACTCTGCTCCCGCAGCCGCACCACCACCCAATAGGCCTGAGCCCGGTGGCAGATCTCCTCGCTGGCCCGCTCGGCGGGGGACACGCTGGCCAGTGGCTGGCCTTTGAGCACAAAGGTCCCCACCGGCACCTCCATGCGCAACCGCAGATCAAATTTCTGCGCCAGCCCCACCAACCCCATCTCGTCGATCCGGCTGACGTAGCCGTTGCGCCGCGCCACGACTGGGCTGGCGGGTTCTTCGAAGTCCGGCCAGTCCCCCACGGTTCCCTGGGGCCGTTCCTCCGGATATTGATCCTTGAGCACCCGCTCCAGCTCCTGCCGGGATTCGAGCACCACAGCCCCGGCCTGGAGGGAGGCGGAAATATGGTCGAAGAAGAAGATCAGCACCCCCAGACTGATCACCGCCGAGATCACCGCCAGCAGCACCGACAGATGGGGTAGGGGATCGCCGCTGCCGGTGGCGGGCAGATGCAGCAAGACGATGAGGCAGTAGAGGAAGACGCTGACGAAGGTGCCCAGGGTGACCTGGTTGCCGGTGTCCTGCAAGAACGGCGAGAGCAGCCGCGGCCCAAACTGCGACGAGGCCACGGTGAGCGCCACGATGACGATGGAGAAGGCGACCCCCGCCACGGTGATCATCGACCCCGCAATGGTCGCCAACACCGCCCGCGCCGCATCCGGCCCCGGCGCCACCAACCAGAACGGTGGCGTCTCAAACGGCGGAATCAGATGCCGATCCACCAACAACGCCCCAAACGCCGCCACCACCGACAACACCGCCATCAGGCTGGGGAGAAACCAGTAGCTGGAGTGGAACGCCCGCCAGATTTGCAGGAGTTGGAGCCTCATGGCTCTCCTCTCCTGCCTTGGTGCGATTCCTGCGGGGTCCGTGCTGTCCGGTGCCTGGTCACGGGGTGAATCATGTCAGACGGTGGGGGAGGGGTCTATTTGGGCGTAGGTTGCTGTTGGTTGGCGGTGACAAGAAGACCAGTACTCCGGGGCTTTCAAGGGAAGGGCTGTCCAAGCTTCATTGGCTCAAGCCAGCAAATGATACGCCTCGCGTAGATGTTTTGCGGCGCCCAAGGTCCTAAAAACCTCCACGGCCTCCTGAAGGATCCCGTGCAGATCAGCTTTCTTTCCGGTCTGCTTATATAGGTGACCGAGTCTTAAGGCGACTAAACCTGCGTCCGTTTGGGTCCGAGCTCCCAGAAAGGCCCTATATGACGACAAGAAGAGTCCTTCAGCGCTGTCGAAACGTCCCTGCCTCAACATCAACTCACCCTTAGTCCACGCTAATCTGATTTGATCCAGTCGTCCTCCATGCCGACGAGTTACTTCCTCAAGAATAGGCAGTTCTTCTTCAGCCGGGTAAACGAAACCGAGGTCGATTTTACACAACATCCGATTGTGGAGAGCGCTCATCAGAAGGCGGGGGTCGCTGCTCGGCCCAAGTAGAAGCAACGCCTGGTCTATGAAGTCTAGTGAGCGATGTGCATTGTCGCTCTCTCGGCAAACGAATGCGCTTTGCAGGTAGATTTTTGCCAGAGTCTGCTCTTCCCGTAGCTCCACGAGAATGTCAGCTGCCCCTTCTAGGAGGCGGCTTGCTCGCTCGAACTCGAGGTTTGACGCGAGAAAAGAGGCCTCCAGCGAAGAAAGCTGCGCTTCTAAAGAGGGTAATCCTGTTCCGGTGTCTTGCGACTTGCGAGCATAGTCAAGATACTTTTGTGCTTCGCGAGGTTGTTGGAGAACGCGAAAAGCATTTCCAGTGACAGCAAGACCGAGTGCTCGAAGGTCTTTGACTACTCGCCCTCCGTACACTTGAGAATCTAAATGCGAGCAAATCTCTAGGGAAAGTGTACCGTCATAGGCCGCTCGTAGAGGGTCCTGTGGCGCCTTCGAGAGACAATGGCGCTGAATCGCTTCTGCCAGGGCAGCTGTTTGATACTTCGGATTGTTCTTGACCAAGAGGCGGCAATGAGCAGGGGAAAGCGTAGCAAGCTTTTCCATCTGCATGGGCGCCTCTTCCTGCTCGGAATGCAGAGTTGAACGACTCAGATCGAGTACTCGCTGGAAGCAACGATCTAACCTTCTGTCTCTCTCGTGTGACGTCCTGCTTGCGGGTTGCTCCTTTAGATTATTGAGCG comes from Acidobacteriota bacterium and encodes:
- a CDS encoding DUF2254 domain-containing protein, coding for MRLQLLQIWRAFHSSYWFLPSLMAVLSVVAAFGALLVDRHLIPPFETPPFWLVAPGPDAARAVLATIAGSMITVAGVAFSIVIVALTVASSQFGPRLLSPFLQDTGNQVTLGTFVSVFLYCLIVLLHLPATGSGDPLPHLSVLLAVISAVISLGVLIFFFDHISASLQAGAVVLESRQELERVLKDQYPEERPQGTVGDWPDFEEPASPVVARRNGYVSRIDEMGLVGLAQKFDLRLRMEVPVGTFVLKGQPLASVSPAERASEEICHRAQAYWVVVRLREQSEDLALAVDRLAEMAVRALSPGINDPYTACASIDRLVAVFAQVIARPEPVTTLHDENNAPRLLRRLLSFEPLLARAFDPIRRYGSDDPQVVAQLLEGTRRLRQLAERDELRGHLDDLIAVLRQTAESNFDLERDRRTALGETSLSEQQIVKPTASSAEA